Proteins from a genomic interval of Micromonospora sp. NBC_00389:
- a CDS encoding DUF7782 domain-containing protein has product MDEHDMLLSPAGVDALRTALTGAGFTSNGIANRLGAQATGSVARNDYRAALRATEDRDPLGTLIRVFICDQTESEATVAAALAPLSIDEAVAGGLVERHGDGLRAGVDLEPYGDDWWVLADVPASARPGRPLHAEHVLGLGGATQTLIGATVRRPVGTALDLGTGSGIQALHLATHAGSVTATDLSERALRFAATTAALNGQDWELLRGDMVAPVAGRRFDLVVSNPPFVVGPGTTTHVYRDSGRVGDAIGAELAAAAPDLLTEGGTMQYLANWVHVAGEEWDERVSGWFTGTGLDAWVIQREVADPMAYVNLWLTDVGESADPQRMAAWLDWFDAHKVEAIGFGIVSLRRGGHADPVVRVEELRQRVQPPLGDQVAAWFDRQDFVRVRDTEALLAERYRAAEGLQLRQEATMGDEGWAVDRQVLAMPHGLRWTEEVDPLVLALVGGADGRLPLRDQLALLAAAHDVAPDELAEAAGPIVAHLVERGIIEPVTA; this is encoded by the coding sequence GTGGACGAACACGACATGCTGCTCTCCCCCGCCGGCGTCGACGCGCTGCGGACCGCGCTGACCGGGGCCGGGTTCACCAGCAACGGGATCGCGAACCGGCTCGGCGCGCAGGCGACCGGCTCGGTCGCGCGCAACGACTACCGGGCCGCGCTGCGGGCAACCGAGGACCGCGACCCGCTCGGCACCCTGATCCGGGTGTTCATCTGCGACCAGACCGAGTCGGAGGCGACGGTGGCCGCCGCGCTGGCGCCGCTGAGCATCGACGAGGCGGTGGCCGGCGGGCTGGTTGAGCGGCACGGTGACGGCCTGCGCGCCGGCGTCGACCTCGAACCGTACGGCGACGACTGGTGGGTGCTCGCCGACGTGCCGGCCAGCGCCCGGCCGGGCCGGCCGCTGCACGCCGAGCACGTGCTCGGCCTTGGCGGGGCCACCCAGACCCTGATCGGCGCGACCGTCCGTCGGCCGGTCGGCACCGCGCTGGACCTGGGCACCGGCTCCGGCATCCAGGCCCTGCACCTGGCCACCCACGCGGGCTCGGTGACCGCCACGGACCTCTCGGAGCGGGCCCTGCGCTTCGCCGCGACCACCGCCGCGCTCAACGGCCAGGACTGGGAACTGCTGCGCGGCGACATGGTCGCGCCGGTGGCCGGCCGGCGCTTCGACCTGGTGGTGAGCAACCCGCCCTTCGTGGTGGGCCCGGGCACCACCACGCACGTCTACCGCGACTCCGGTCGGGTGGGTGACGCGATCGGCGCCGAACTGGCTGCCGCCGCCCCCGACCTGCTCACCGAGGGCGGCACCATGCAGTACCTGGCGAACTGGGTGCACGTCGCCGGCGAGGAGTGGGACGAGCGGGTCTCCGGTTGGTTCACGGGGACCGGCCTGGACGCCTGGGTGATCCAGCGCGAGGTGGCCGACCCGATGGCGTACGTCAACCTGTGGCTCACCGACGTCGGCGAGAGCGCCGACCCACAGCGGATGGCCGCCTGGCTGGACTGGTTCGACGCGCACAAGGTGGAGGCCATCGGCTTCGGCATCGTGTCGCTGCGCAGGGGCGGGCACGCCGACCCGGTGGTCCGGGTGGAGGAGCTGCGCCAGCGGGTGCAGCCGCCGCTGGGCGACCAGGTCGCAGCCTGGTTCGACCGCCAGGACTTCGTTCGGGTACGCGACACCGAGGCGCTGCTCGCCGAGCGCTACCGGGCCGCCGAGGGCCTCCAACTGCGGCAGGAGGCCACCATGGGCGACGAGGGCTGGGCGGTGGACCGGCAGGTCCTCGCGATGCCGCACGGCCTGCGCTGGACCGAGGAGGTCGACCCGCTGGTGTTGGCGCTGGTCGGGGGCGCCGATGGGCGGCTGCCGCTGCGCGACCAGCTCGCGCTGCTGGCCGCTGCGCACGACGTCGCGCCCGATGAGCTGGCCGAGGCGGCCGGCCCGATCGTCGCGCACCTGGTGGAGCGCGGCATCATCGAGCCGGTGACCGCCTGA
- the dtd gene encoding D-aminoacyl-tRNA deacylase yields the protein MRAVVQTVGRASVTVDGAVVGAIKDGLLVLLGVTHTDTAETAATMARKVHELRILDDERSAADTGAPILVVSQFTLYGDARKGRRPSWTAAAPAEVAEPLVTAVVTALRERGAPVETGRFRTHMLVESTNIGPRTILLDL from the coding sequence ATGCGCGCGGTGGTGCAGACCGTCGGGCGAGCCAGCGTGACGGTGGACGGCGCGGTGGTCGGCGCGATCAAGGACGGCCTGCTGGTGCTGCTCGGGGTGACCCACACCGACACCGCCGAGACCGCCGCGACGATGGCCCGCAAGGTGCACGAGCTGCGCATCCTGGACGACGAGCGGTCCGCCGCCGACACGGGTGCGCCGATCCTGGTGGTCAGCCAGTTCACCCTCTACGGCGACGCCCGCAAGGGCCGCCGTCCGAGCTGGACCGCGGCCGCCCCCGCCGAGGTGGCCGAGCCCCTGGTCACCGCCGTGGTGACCGCGCTGCGCGAGCGGGGCGCGCCGGTCGAGACCGGCCGCTTCCGCACCCACATGCTCGTCGAGAGCACCAACATCGGCCCCCGAACCATCCTCCTGGACCTCTAA
- a CDS encoding bifunctional acetate--CoA ligase family protein/GNAT family N-acetyltransferase: MTTVDQSVDVLLSDGSTVQLRPISPEDAPDIVAMHGRFSERTRYLRYFSPYPRIPERDLIRFVTVDHRDREAFVVLAGDQIVAVGRYERLGPQAPEAEVAFVVEDAHQGRGIGSVLMEHLAEAARRNGIMSFVAEVLPANGTMLRVFADFGYQVQREYADGVVHLSFPIAPTEATLEVQRGREHRTEARSIARLLAPRGIAVYGASATGQGVGAAVLGHLRDGGFTGAVVPVHPSASTVAGLRAYPSAVDAKLPVDLAVVAVPPEAATAVVADAAAAGVHGLVVISAGFGEAGAEGAAMQRALVRAAHAAGMRVVGPNCLGVANTNPAVRLNATLAPALPPAGRAGIFSQSGAFGVALLAEADRRGLGLSSFVSAGNRADVSGNDLLQYWQDDPDTDVIMLYLETFGNPRKFARLARRIGRAKPVVALASPARPVGVGDTAGPDEVAVAALFAQSGVIRVDTVPELLDVGVLLANQPLPAGGRVGVVGNSSALTGLAASACVGQGLTVVDGYPRDVGPSAGAADFAAALAETAADDRVDALVVVLAPPLPGQPSNVDADVAAALPAALALGKPTVATFLVGRLPAGVPVYGGVEEAVRALARVHRYAEWLRRPPGVAPELPRIDRTAAQTALRADPPDPAALLAAYGIDVVASVPVDSVDAAAGAAARLGFPVALKAAAPGLRHRLDLGAVRLDLPDESTVRRAYAELAAAFGADVLLQPMVPPGVACVVELVEDPAFGPVVGFGLGGVATELLGDRAWRAVPLTDRDAAELVDEPRAAPLLRGHRGAAPVDRAALADLLLRVGQLADEQPRVRSLTLNPVLARPDGISVLHAQVRVGGVAARPDTGPRRL, encoded by the coding sequence GTGACGACCGTCGACCAGTCGGTGGACGTGCTGCTCAGCGACGGCAGCACCGTCCAACTGCGACCAATCAGTCCGGAGGACGCGCCGGACATCGTGGCGATGCACGGCCGGTTCTCCGAGCGCACCCGCTACCTGCGCTACTTCTCGCCGTACCCGCGCATCCCCGAGCGGGATCTGATCCGCTTCGTCACCGTCGACCATCGCGACCGCGAGGCGTTCGTGGTGCTGGCCGGCGACCAGATCGTCGCGGTCGGCCGCTACGAGCGGCTCGGCCCGCAGGCCCCGGAGGCGGAGGTGGCCTTCGTGGTGGAGGACGCCCACCAGGGCCGGGGCATCGGTTCGGTGCTGATGGAGCACCTGGCCGAGGCCGCCCGGCGCAACGGCATCATGAGCTTCGTCGCCGAGGTGCTGCCGGCCAACGGGACGATGCTGCGGGTCTTCGCCGACTTCGGCTACCAGGTCCAGCGCGAGTACGCCGACGGCGTGGTGCACCTGAGTTTCCCGATCGCGCCCACCGAGGCCACGCTGGAGGTGCAGCGCGGTCGGGAGCATCGCACCGAGGCCCGCTCGATCGCCCGGCTGCTCGCCCCGCGCGGGATCGCCGTCTACGGTGCCAGCGCCACCGGCCAGGGCGTCGGCGCGGCGGTGCTCGGGCACCTGCGCGACGGCGGTTTCACCGGTGCGGTGGTGCCGGTGCATCCGAGCGCGTCGACCGTGGCGGGGCTGCGCGCGTACCCGTCGGCGGTCGACGCCAAGTTGCCGGTGGACCTGGCGGTGGTGGCGGTTCCGCCGGAGGCGGCGACCGCGGTGGTCGCCGACGCGGCCGCCGCCGGGGTGCACGGCCTGGTGGTCATCTCGGCCGGCTTCGGCGAGGCCGGCGCCGAGGGCGCGGCCATGCAGCGGGCGCTGGTCCGCGCGGCGCACGCCGCCGGGATGCGGGTGGTCGGCCCGAACTGTCTCGGCGTGGCCAACACCAACCCGGCGGTACGCCTCAACGCCACGCTCGCCCCGGCGCTGCCGCCAGCCGGTCGGGCCGGCATCTTCAGCCAGTCCGGTGCCTTCGGGGTGGCGCTGCTCGCCGAGGCCGACCGGCGTGGCCTCGGGCTGTCCAGCTTCGTCTCGGCCGGCAACCGGGCCGACGTCTCCGGCAACGACCTGCTCCAGTACTGGCAGGACGACCCTGACACCGACGTGATCATGCTGTACCTGGAGACCTTCGGTAATCCGCGCAAGTTCGCCCGGCTGGCTCGGCGGATCGGCCGGGCCAAACCGGTCGTCGCGCTCGCCTCGCCCGCCCGTCCGGTCGGGGTCGGCGACACCGCCGGGCCGGACGAGGTGGCGGTGGCGGCGCTCTTCGCCCAGTCCGGGGTCATCCGGGTGGACACCGTTCCGGAGTTGCTCGACGTGGGGGTGCTGCTGGCCAACCAGCCACTGCCGGCGGGCGGCCGGGTCGGGGTGGTCGGCAACTCCTCGGCGCTGACCGGCCTGGCGGCGAGCGCCTGCGTCGGGCAGGGCCTCACCGTCGTCGACGGCTACCCCCGTGACGTCGGGCCGAGCGCTGGCGCCGCCGATTTCGCGGCCGCGCTGGCCGAGACGGCGGCCGACGACCGGGTGGACGCGCTGGTGGTGGTCCTCGCCCCACCGCTGCCCGGTCAACCCAGCAATGTGGACGCCGATGTCGCCGCCGCGCTGCCCGCCGCACTCGCGTTGGGTAAGCCGACCGTGGCGACGTTCCTGGTCGGGCGACTGCCGGCCGGGGTGCCGGTGTACGGCGGCGTGGAGGAGGCGGTGCGGGCACTCGCCCGGGTGCACCGGTACGCCGAATGGCTGCGTCGCCCACCCGGAGTCGCGCCCGAGCTGCCCCGGATCGACCGGACCGCCGCGCAGACCGCGCTGCGCGCCGACCCGCCTGACCCGGCCGCGCTACTGGCCGCGTACGGCATCGACGTGGTGGCGTCGGTGCCCGTCGACTCGGTCGACGCCGCGGCCGGCGCGGCGGCGCGGCTGGGCTTCCCGGTCGCGCTCAAGGCCGCCGCCCCGGGGCTGCGGCACCGGCTCGACCTGGGCGCGGTCCGGCTCGACCTGCCCGACGAGTCGACGGTCCGCCGGGCGTACGCCGAGCTGGCGGCGGCCTTCGGCGCGGACGTGCTGCTACAGCCGATGGTCCCGCCCGGGGTGGCCTGCGTGGTGGAGCTGGTGGAAGATCCGGCGTTCGGCCCGGTGGTCGGCTTCGGCCTCGGCGGGGTCGCCACCGAGCTGCTCGGCGACCGGGCCTGGCGGGCGGTGCCGCTGACCGACCGGGACGCCGCAGAGCTGGTCGACGAGCCCCGGGCGGCGCCCCTGCTGCGCGGGCACCGGGGCGCCGCACCGGTCGACCGGGCGGCCCTGGCCGACCTGCTGCTGCGGGTGGGTCAGCTCGCCGACGAGCAGCCCCGGGTGCGCTCGCTGACCCTCAACCCGGTGCTCGCCCGCCCGGACGGCATCTCGGTCCTGCACGCCCAGGTACGGGTCGGCGGCGTGGCCGCCCGACCGGACACCGGCCCTCGCCGCTTGTGA
- the sigB gene encoding RNA polymerase sigma factor SigB, giving the protein MVLQMTEHRMRPAASTDTDGATEVLADLDATDERGISTDLVRAYLNGIGRTKLLTAAQEVDLARRIEAGLFADEKLATCTPVSPELRADLELIVAEGRAAKDHLLEANLRLVVSIAKRYTGRGMAFLDLIQEGNLGLIRAVEKFDYAKGYKFSTYATWWIRQAITRAMADQARTIRIPVHMVEQVNRMVRARRELAVSLGREPTVAEVAQALNIPEFQVIELISYDREPVSLDQAVGDDGESALGDFVAAVDPRGVPGDAAAQGELRNEVSIVLATLSQREQAVIRLRFGLDDGRQRTLDEVGREFGLSRERIRQIEKVTLLKLRAPERAQRLEAYAC; this is encoded by the coding sequence ATGGTCCTGCAGATGACGGAACACCGGATGCGCCCGGCCGCCAGCACCGACACCGACGGGGCCACCGAGGTCCTCGCCGACCTGGACGCCACCGATGAGCGTGGCATCTCCACCGACCTGGTTCGGGCGTACCTCAACGGGATCGGCCGGACGAAGCTGCTGACCGCGGCCCAGGAGGTCGACCTGGCCCGGCGGATCGAGGCCGGCCTGTTCGCCGACGAGAAGTTGGCCACCTGCACCCCGGTCTCGCCGGAGCTGCGGGCCGATCTGGAGCTGATCGTCGCGGAGGGCCGCGCGGCCAAGGACCACCTGCTGGAGGCGAACCTGCGGCTGGTGGTCAGCATCGCCAAGCGCTACACCGGTCGCGGGATGGCTTTCCTGGACCTGATCCAGGAGGGCAACCTCGGCCTGATCCGGGCAGTGGAGAAGTTCGACTACGCCAAGGGCTACAAGTTCTCCACCTACGCCACCTGGTGGATCCGGCAGGCGATCACCCGCGCGATGGCCGACCAGGCCCGCACCATCCGCATCCCGGTGCACATGGTCGAGCAGGTCAACCGGATGGTCCGGGCCCGCCGCGAGCTGGCGGTGTCGCTGGGCCGCGAACCCACGGTCGCCGAGGTCGCCCAGGCGCTGAACATCCCCGAGTTCCAGGTCATCGAGCTGATCTCCTACGACCGGGAGCCGGTCAGCCTGGACCAGGCCGTCGGCGACGACGGCGAGAGCGCGCTCGGTGACTTCGTGGCGGCGGTGGACCCGCGCGGCGTGCCGGGCGACGCGGCCGCGCAGGGCGAGCTGCGCAACGAGGTGAGCATCGTGCTGGCCACCCTGTCGCAGCGGGAGCAGGCGGTCATCCGGCTCCGGTTCGGGCTGGACGACGGCCGGCAGCGCACCCTGGACGAGGTCGGCCGGGAGTTCGGCCTGTCCCGAGAGCGGATCCGGCAGATCGAGAAGGTGACGCTGCTGAAGCTGCGCGCCCCGGAGCGGGCCCAGCGCCTGGAGGCGTACGCCTGCTGA
- a CDS encoding HhH-GPD-type base excision DNA repair protein — MVCMTLVLPIDPEANLLLERSPLARLLGMVLDQQVPMEKAFSSPYVLEQRLGHELDAAELAGYDPEALVAIFATPPALHRFPKAMAARVQEVCQVLVDRYDGDAALLWSDVADGPELFRRVAELPGFGKQKAQIFVALLGKRFGVTPQDWREAAGGYGDPGAYRSVADVTDADSLRKVREYKQQMKAAAKAKTADS, encoded by the coding sequence ATGGTGTGCATGACGCTCGTGCTACCCATCGACCCGGAGGCCAACCTGCTGCTGGAGCGCAGCCCGCTGGCCAGACTCCTTGGCATGGTTCTTGATCAACAAGTGCCGATGGAGAAGGCATTCTCCTCGCCGTACGTGCTGGAGCAGCGGCTCGGCCACGAACTGGACGCCGCGGAGCTGGCCGGGTACGACCCGGAGGCCCTGGTCGCGATCTTCGCCACCCCGCCCGCGCTGCACCGGTTTCCGAAGGCGATGGCGGCCCGGGTGCAGGAGGTGTGCCAGGTCCTGGTGGACCGCTACGACGGCGACGCCGCCCTGCTCTGGTCCGACGTCGCCGACGGGCCCGAGCTGTTTCGCCGGGTCGCCGAGCTGCCCGGCTTCGGCAAGCAGAAGGCGCAGATCTTCGTGGCCCTGCTCGGCAAGCGGTTCGGGGTGACCCCGCAGGACTGGCGGGAGGCGGCCGGCGGGTACGGCGACCCGGGCGCGTACCGGTCGGTGGCCGACGTCACCGACGCTGACTCGCTGCGCAAGGTGCGGGAGTACAAGCAGCAGATGAAGGCGGCGGCGAAGGCGAAAACTGCGGACAGCTGA
- a CDS encoding VOC family protein translates to MNWTLEVVIVPVSDVDRAKKFYADQLGFAVDHDTVVGDGARIVQLTPPGSGCSVVIGKGAVPDMPPGSLKGLQLVVPDLERARAELVERGVEVSEIQVLGASPSPTPHPLDNVGFVFFTDPDGNAWAIQQISSRA, encoded by the coding sequence ATGAACTGGACACTGGAAGTGGTGATCGTGCCGGTCTCCGATGTGGACCGGGCAAAGAAGTTCTACGCCGACCAGCTCGGCTTCGCCGTGGACCACGACACGGTGGTCGGCGACGGCGCACGGATCGTCCAGCTGACCCCGCCCGGGTCCGGCTGCTCGGTCGTGATCGGCAAGGGCGCCGTCCCGGACATGCCGCCGGGCTCGCTCAAGGGACTGCAACTGGTGGTGCCCGACCTGGAACGGGCCCGCGCCGAGCTGGTCGAACGTGGTGTGGAGGTCAGCGAGATCCAGGTGCTGGGCGCCAGCCCGAGCCCCACGCCGCACCCGCTGGACAACGTCGGCTTCGTCTTCTTCACCGACCCGGACGGCAACGCCTGGGCCATCCAGCAGATCTCCAGCCGCGCCTGA
- a CDS encoding sporulation protein, with product MVFKRLMKAMGVGGPSVETVLANPNCRPGGQLEGRIQVVGGDHQVDIDHVALGLVTRVEVESGDNDYDTTQEFHRQQVTGAFRLEPGQRHDIPFRFDVPWETPVTELYGQHLHGMTMGLRTELEVARAVDKGDLDAVAVHPLPAQERLLEALLRLGFRFARADVERGHIYGVRQTLPFYQEIEFSPGPQYARSINQLEVTFIADPQQMQVVLEVDKRGGVFTEGRDAFGRFTVDHATADRTDWTAELDGWLRQSLSRRGLFS from the coding sequence GTGGTCTTCAAGCGGCTCATGAAGGCGATGGGGGTCGGCGGCCCGTCGGTGGAGACGGTGCTGGCCAACCCGAACTGCCGCCCCGGCGGCCAGTTGGAGGGCCGCATTCAGGTCGTCGGCGGTGACCACCAGGTCGACATCGACCACGTGGCGCTCGGCCTGGTCACCCGGGTCGAGGTGGAGAGCGGCGACAACGACTACGACACCACTCAGGAGTTCCACCGCCAGCAGGTCACCGGTGCGTTCCGGCTGGAGCCGGGGCAGCGCCACGACATCCCGTTCCGCTTCGACGTGCCGTGGGAGACGCCGGTCACCGAGCTGTACGGGCAGCACCTGCACGGCATGACGATGGGGCTGCGTACGGAGCTGGAGGTGGCCCGCGCGGTCGACAAGGGCGACCTGGACGCGGTGGCGGTGCACCCGCTGCCGGCGCAGGAGCGCCTGCTGGAGGCGTTGCTGCGACTGGGTTTCCGGTTCGCCCGCGCCGATGTGGAGCGTGGCCACATCTACGGCGTACGGCAGACGCTGCCCTTCTACCAGGAGATCGAGTTCAGCCCGGGGCCGCAGTACGCCCGCTCGATCAACCAGTTGGAGGTCACCTTCATCGCCGACCCGCAGCAGATGCAGGTGGTGCTGGAGGTCGACAAGCGCGGCGGCGTCTTTACCGAGGGCCGCGACGCCTTCGGTCGCTTCACGGTCGACCACGCCACCGCCGACCGCACCGACTGGACCGCCGAACTCGACGGCTGGCTCCGCCAGTCCCTCTCCCGCCGAGGCCTCTTCTCCTAA
- a CDS encoding ArsR/SmtB family transcription factor has translation MGTELLDATFAALADPTRRAILARLAGGEATVTELAEPFAMSQPAISKHLKVLERAGLISRGRDAQRRPCRLDARPLREATAWLADYRDYWAESYQRLDALLDELQALDQTDAERRRAQLDGTGG, from the coding sequence GTGGGCACCGAACTGTTGGACGCGACCTTCGCGGCGCTGGCCGACCCGACCCGGCGGGCCATCCTGGCCCGACTCGCGGGCGGTGAGGCGACGGTGACCGAGCTGGCAGAGCCCTTCGCGATGAGCCAGCCGGCCATCTCCAAACACCTCAAGGTGCTGGAACGCGCTGGCCTGATCAGCCGGGGGCGGGACGCCCAGCGCCGACCGTGCCGGCTGGACGCCCGACCGCTGCGGGAGGCCACGGCCTGGCTCGCCGACTACCGCGACTACTGGGCGGAGAGCTACCAGCGCCTCGACGCCCTGCTCGACGAACTCCAGGCCCTCGACCAGACCGACGCCGAGCGCCGGCGCGCCCAACTGGACGGGACGGGCGGGTGA
- a CDS encoding SRPBCC family protein codes for MGDPLVVHTPGDREIVLSRLFDAPAHLVFNAFTQPELLVRWYGARGWRLAECDVDLRVGGRWRYVSLGPEGARMVQAGVYRQIEPPHLLVCTELFDDQSYPGETLVSHEFTELAGRTTVTTTLRYATPEGRDIVLRYPMARGVGQSFTRLAELLHLTTTMRGETP; via the coding sequence ATCGGCGACCCGCTCGTCGTACACACCCCGGGCGACCGGGAGATCGTGTTGAGTCGGCTGTTCGACGCACCGGCGCACCTGGTGTTCAACGCCTTCACCCAGCCTGAGCTGCTGGTCCGGTGGTACGGCGCACGCGGGTGGCGGCTGGCGGAATGCGATGTCGACCTGCGGGTCGGCGGGCGGTGGCGGTATGTGTCACTGGGCCCGGAGGGCGCTCGGATGGTCCAGGCCGGGGTCTACCGGCAGATCGAGCCACCGCACCTGCTGGTCTGCACCGAGCTCTTCGACGACCAGTCCTACCCGGGCGAGACGCTGGTCAGCCACGAGTTCACCGAACTGGCCGGGCGGACGACAGTCACCACCACGCTGCGCTACGCCACCCCCGAGGGGCGGGACATCGTGCTGCGCTACCCGATGGCCCGGGGCGTCGGGCAGAGCTTCACACGGCTCGCCGAACTGCTGCACCTGACAACGACGATGCGAGGAGAGACACCATGA